The stretch of DNA TGTGCGCGCCCTCGGCGATCTCGCCGAGCGCCTCCTTGACCCGCGTCGGCGGGAAAAAATTGAAAATGACGCCGTCGGCGATCTCGCCCGCCAACCGCACCATCGGCCGCGAGACGCCAGCCAGATAGACCGGCTGCTTGCCCTCCACCTTGGGGTTAGTGCGGCCGCCGTCGAGCGCCCTGCGCAGCGTTGCGACGGTCTCGCGCATCTTCTTCATCGGATCGGCCGGGCCGCCCATCTCGATGCCAATCGCGCCGTTGGCCTCGCGATGGCCGGTGCCCAGCCCGAGGATAAACCGTCCGCCCGTGAATTCGTGCAACGCGGCGACTTCGTTGGCGAGCAGCAGCGGATGACGCAGATAGATATTGGTGATCGCCGTGCCTAACTTGATGCGGCTCGTATTGAGTCCCAGCCCGAGCGAGCAGGCGAGCGAGTCGTTATTGGCTTCGGTGAGAAATACGCCGTCAAAGCCCGCATCCTCCGCGCTCTTCGTCCATTCGACGATCGTTTTCATGGGGCTGTCGGGCATCAGCGCAAAAGCCAGTGCAATTTTGGCCATAGATTCCTTTCCTCTTTAGCGTCTCTGATAACGTTAACGAGGGTTCTTGGCAAACGGCGGCTGTCACGATGCGCGGATTATCGTTATGATCCGGCCTCTGGGCGGATGCGATGATCGCGATCGTTGACTATCGGGCGGGCAATCTCACGAGCGTGGCGCGCGCGCTCGAGCATCTGGGTCATCGATGCGCGATAACCGATCGTGCGGAGCAAATCCGCGCGGCCGAACACGTGATCCTGCCCGGCGTCGGCGCGGCGGGCGCCACGATGGAGAATCTGCGCGCGCTCGGCCTCGACTCGGTTTTGCGCGATGACGTCGCACGCGCCGGCAAGCCCTTTCTCGGTATCTGTATCGGGATCCAGGTGCTGCTCGAGCGCAGCAAAGAAGACGATACCGAATGCCTCGGCGTGATTGCGGGGACGGTCGAGCGCTATCCGGCGTCGGTCGATGGACGGGCATTGAAGGTCCCGCAGATCGGCTGGAACCGCGTCCGGCAGACGCAGCCGCATCCGGTCTTTGCGGGGGTGCCGGATAATACTCACTTCTACTTCGTCAATTCCTATTACCCAATGCCGGCTGAGCCTTCGGTTACGATCGCGACCAGTGATTACGGTGTGACCTTCACCGCCGCGATCGCGCGCGACAACGTCATCGCGACGCAGTTCCATCTGGAGAAGAGCGGCGCCGCCGGGCTCAAGCTGCTCGATAACTTCTGCCGGCTCGATCGCGATCAGTTCTCACGCTCCGAGAAATAGTCAGGTGATTGCGAAACGCATCATCCCCTGCCTCGACGTGCGCGCCGGCAAGGTTACCAAGGGCGTCCAGTTCCTCGAAAATATCGACGTCGGCGATCCGGTCGCGATGGCCCGTTACTACTATGAGCAGGGCGCCGACGAAATTGTCTTCTATGACATCACCGCGTCCAACGAGCGGCGCGGCATCATGCTCGAAGTCGTGCGCGCGGTCGCTCGCGAGATCTTCATTCCGTTCAGCGTTGGCGGCGGCCTGCGCACTGTCGACGATCTGCGCGCAGTCTTGCTGGCGGGCGCGGAGAAGGTCTCGATTGACTCGGGCGCGGTGCGCGATCCAGCG from Candidatus Binataceae bacterium encodes:
- a CDS encoding LLM class flavin-dependent oxidoreductase, which encodes MAKIALAFALMPDSPMKTIVEWTKSAEDAGFDGVFLTEANNDSLACSLGLGLNTSRIKLGTAITNIYLRHPLLLANEVAALHEFTGGRFILGLGTGHREANGAIGIEMGGPADPMKKMRETVATLRRALDGGRTNPKVEGKQPVYLAGVSRPMVRLAGEIADGVIFNFFPPTRVKEALGEIAEGAHKAGRDPREIETTLFATAFISDDLEAARRPARTLLSRYGAMRFYGNMFVHAGFEREMAGIRTAGRDGKAAIAAVSDPMIDATLLVGPEARIRERLSELTAPGVGWAIVFVNPVGEDRASAVKRVMRALRP
- the hisH gene encoding imidazole glycerol phosphate synthase subunit HisH; translation: MIAIVDYRAGNLTSVARALEHLGHRCAITDRAEQIRAAEHVILPGVGAAGATMENLRALGLDSVLRDDVARAGKPFLGICIGIQVLLERSKEDDTECLGVIAGTVERYPASVDGRALKVPQIGWNRVRQTQPHPVFAGVPDNTHFYFVNSYYPMPAEPSVTIATSDYGVTFTAAIARDNVIATQFHLEKSGAAGLKLLDNFCRLDRDQFSRSEK